GATCAAAGAtcccaacaataaaaaaaaaaaattaataaaatgctgTAATTTCTTCTTCATTTGGGTATTCGAACATAGTTGATTAATGAAGCACATAACTTTATCTTTCttagttttgtattttttgtggtAGACATGAtacattgttgttttttttttaaacacaaggaCTGGTATAGTCATATCAAAAATAGTGCAAATtttctttttaacatttatataaataACTCTAGTCCCctgctttttccttttttttcttttttttttactctaaacAGCACTCTTTCTGAGTTGGCACTCAAACAAATCCACCCttcccccgcaaaaaaaaaaacttttttttttttctgttttcacgtCCATTTTCTGATGAACAAGCATCCCAAAATGTATAGGCCCTTTTGTAATACAAAAATACTTCCCCTCACTCATACTCTTTTTCTCTTAGTtctcatatataattatatattgcaAGTCTTCTTTTAACAAATAAAGTTTTGTGCAAATATTTTCAGGATTTTGTTTCCTTAACGTtaagtgaaatatatatataaaaaaaaaaaaaatgacatatttatatatatagatatatagatataaggTGATGGGGTATATAGGTAAGCACTCACGCAGGCTAGTCAACTTCTTAAAGGGCAACTGTGTAAAGGAATCCAAGACACAGCTAAACATATAAACAGGATAGCAAGCTTCCTCGGCTTGTGCATTCAAACCAGACAAAACAACTAAATATTTATACAGGAAGAAGGTGAAGAGGCCGGGAGGGTTTTCTTGCTTAACATTTTTGTTTTCCCTCCTCTTCTTTGACttctttaaaagttttttttgcccCCGCAATCTGTTGGTCATCACAAGGCACGCAACAGTCTTGGTATTGCGACCCTGGCTGACAACGAATGGGCCAGCTTAGAAGTGCAGTGTTTAAAGATTTCAACTTTTTGTCATTCAGTTCGCTGCTTTTTGATCCTAATACGGCTGTCCTTTTTGTTTGTCTTTGTCTTTGCTCCGTGCAACTGTGCTATCGAGAACATTGCTTTGCAAGTGAAGTCTGCTGCTTTCTAATATTGAGGGAGTGCCCGTATTATGCTGATGCTGGTAAAATGAGGACCCAGGGTAATGACCTATGACCTCGCTATAGGTTGGAGGTGGCCCTTCCATCCTCCCGTTGCTGCTGTAAGAGGTGGCGCTCACTCCAGAGTTGCTGCTTGGCGGGCAAGGTCCTCCGTAGACTGAACTATCAATTAAGTCGCTGTCAAAGATAGTTCGGTTGGGAGGTGCCCTCACACTCTCTCGATTCAGTTCCATTTGCTGTTCAGGGTCACGCAGCTGCAACGTGCAGGGTCCTTGGTATGGTGGTGGTTCCTCTCCATCCGATAACGATATGGTGGGTGGGAGGTCGATTTCGTGCTGAATGTAGGGATAGGTGGGCTGGAAGCGGTTGAAGCGATCTCTCTGAAGAAACGGTGGGATGCTCAGTCTGTCCGAGGGTCTTGGTGTGTAAATGTGCTGTAGGGTAGCAGCAAAAGACACAATGTAAATAGGGAGCGACACATTACCATGCTGCTTCTAAATTATTCATATGGATTTAAAGTACTTGTAAACTGATAAAATATGAACTGATATTTATAAAGatttaaaaatgctttttttgAATTCCAAATACAACCTATGACTTGTAGTCACTGATGATGTCATAACTCAACCTTACTCAGTGTACCACAATCCAAAATTTGGGAACATACTATGCCTGGCACTCTTAAAGCTTTCTCAGGCCCACAAGTAGCCTAATGCCCCAAACCACTAATCCAACAAGTATGATGACAATCCCTGCTTTGCCATCTTACCTCTGCCACTCCATTTCCTGACACTGTGCTCTCCGAAGGCCACAGGCTCCCTTCCTATTTCAGACAAAAATAAACACAGTGAGTATAGGTCTTGTGAAGACTTTTGATCAATAAAAATCCATTTTGTCATTTTTGAGGGTGTGGGGGTCTCTTGATTCTACAAACAGATTTGATTATACTGATCAAATAACCAACAAGATATGCTAATTATCATTAATGATTGTGTTCCCCTCCACTGATCATCTTGAAATGTCAATGGTGCCAAGAGATTTCCAAAGCTCAACCATAAACCAAAACATAGTCAGTTGTTGGGTTGTGCTCTCATTTTTGTCCTCCATGCCTTCCAAGAGCATAccgtttacatttttttatccaCATAGCCACATTTGGGCTTATTTTTTTGGATGGGTTGTATTTTTTTTAGGtaccatttaatattccatataAAGTATTTCATATATTGAGATGGGAAAAAGCCATTTCCCTCTGTTGGCTTTTGCTTTTACAGAGTTCACTGTATGGTAAAAAATTATGTTAACTTTATTTTGTGGATCAGTCCGATCACAGTGATACCAGatttataccgtatttttcaccctataagacgcaccggcccataagacgcacctaggtttttggggaggaaaataagaaaaaaattatttttagcttttggtgggtttggaactaatggtggtctgtgggtggcactattactggggatctgtgaaggacaccgttatgggggggatctgtggatgacggacactgttatggggggatctgtggatgacggacactgttatggggaggatctgtggatgacggacactgttatggggaggatctgtggatgacggacactgttatggggaggatctgtggatgacggacactgttatggggaggatctgtggatgacggacactgttatggggaggatctgtggatgacggacactgttatggggaggatctgtggatgacggacactgttatggggaggatctgtggatgacggacactgttatggggaggatctgtggatgacggacactgttatggggaggatctgtggatgacggacactgttatggggaggatctgtggatgacggacactgttatggggaggatctgtggatgacggacactgttatggggaggatctgtggatgacggacactgttatggggaggatctgtggatgacggacactgttatggggaggatctgtggatgacggacactgttatggggaggatctgtggatgacggacactgttatggggaggatctgtggatgacggacactgttatggggaggatctgtggatgacggacactgttatggggaggatctgtggatgacggacactgttatggggaggatctgtggatgacggacactgttatggggaggatctgtggatgacggacactgttatggggaggatctgtggatgacggacactgttatggggaggatctgtggatgacggacactgttatggggaggatctgtggatgacggacactgttatggggggatctgtggatgacggacactgttatggggggatctgtggatgacggacactgttatggggggatctgtggatgacggacactgttatggggggatctgtggatgacggacactgttatggggggatctgtggatgacggacactgttatggggggatctgtggatgacggacactgttatggggggatctgtggatgacggacactgttatggggggatctgtggatgacggacactgttatggggggatctgtggatgacggacactgttatggggggatctgtggatgacggacactgttatggggggatctgtggatgacggacactgttatgggggatctgtggatgacggacactgttatggggggatctgtggatgacggacactgttatggggggatctgtggatgacggacactgttatggggggatctgtggatgacggacactggtatggggggatctgtggatgacggacactgttatggtggggatctgtggatgacggacactgttatggggtggatctgggatgacggacactgttatggggggatctgtggagacggacactgttatggggggggatctgttgatgactgacactgttatgggggggggggggatctgtggatgactgacacactgttacaggggggggatctgtggatgactgacacactgttacaggggggggggtctgtggatgactgacacactgttacaggggggggtctgtggatgactgacacactgtacagggggggggggtctgtggatgactgacacactgttacagggggggggatctgtggatggcactgttatagggggggatctgtggatggcgattgttacgggggggggatctgtggatggcactgttacaggggggggggatctgtggatggcactgttacagggggtgggggatctgtggatggcactgttacaggctggggatctgtggatggcactgttacagggggatctgtggatggcactgttacaggggggatctgtggatggcactgttatatatgtgccatccacagccccccagcccataacagtggcatccacagacacccccccccttaactgtgccatctacagatcagcTCACCCACCCGCCGCCGCCCCCGCCGCCCCCAGTGCTAATATtacatgtcttattcgattaaaatgtattagatatgccccctcactcctatattgctaattgtaccttacatcctattcctagcttctgtaatgcaggccgggcggccggcgcgtcactcgctgacgtcacttgcctgcgccgcctgcttcattcataaagtaggcggcgcaggcacgtgacatcagggagtcacgctgccgcccgtcctgcattacagaagctaggaataggatttaaggtacaattagcaatataggagtgagggggcatatctaatacattttaatcgaataagacatttaatattagtatatcggagcggcggggcggggctatagtacattgattgcaccgccccgccgctattcccggcccccagctcctcctcaagtccctcccccggccccagcgtacgctacatcgcatccagcgatgttaaattgtccgcattcgccccataagacgcaggggcatttccccccgatttttggggggaaaaagtgcgtcttatggggcgaaaaatacggtagctttTTGTTCTGTTTACTACtttcaaaaaatatttaaaaacagacaaattgtttagattttttttaaagtggtaaATGGGTTGTGTTTTATacgaaaatatatttttcaatttaaaaaaattgtattaagcatttttttttttatgtatatgtttGGGAGGTCATGAACTGTGAATTCTGACCCTCCCCTCCCCCAAACCATCAATTCAAAGAACAAATGGGTTGCTCTATTTGAGTAGAAAACTGACCATTTGtgattgaactttttttttttttaccattaaccAAAGGCATTACCAAGGACCCTGgacaagtttttttttgggaagggATACAGGCTCCTGTCCATGGAACTCCTCAAACAATGTACTGAAGAACTTAAGTGTCTGAAGCAATTATTCTGTAAAGGCCAAGGACAAAATCTCATCCAAAGGCAACCAAAACTACAGCCCTCAAATGACCAACAGAATGGAAATCAAATATGGCCACACTTACtgaagacagattctcctccCGCCTTCTGCCTTGGCTGTGCCGATGGATAAAAGATCGTGCAGAAAGCTTGTAGTGGTTTAGGAGACACGTGATCACTACGACCATTACCATCATCACCACGACAATGATGATTATCTGAACGAATTCCAGTTCCGCTGCAAGTAAAAGAAGAAACAATGAGTTAGTATTACCATATTAAAAAATCTGGtcactgaaaaaagaaaaaaaaaagacccaaaaTGGTGCAACCTTAGATCTGGAAATTATTCAACATTGGCTAAGGACATTAAGATCTATGCATTTGATAACCAACGTTATTATCGGTGCGTCCATGGTAACAAAACAATTCTAACCTTGTTATTCTAGGTATGTTTACATGGGAACTCAACAATTCTCAAAATCATGTGAATGACTTTGCTCCTGCTTGTAGAGTTCAATGGCATGCTACTGAGAATGGCGATACCCTTCACAACCTGGGTATATCTGGCTAGACATAATCTAACTCCAGTTTGTAACTTAAATGATTAGGGTGATCTTTCATTGCCTTCCAGACATAGAAGTCTCTCCAAACACCATATTGATACTCGAGTATGATGACACGCATAATGATTAACCGATGAATGTTTAAAACAGCCATTCAATGTGGCTGCGGTGCTTTTTGAAGTTACTCTATTCGCACAAAGCCACTAAAATTGATGAACGCACTGAGGCATGAGTCACAGGGTGACGCTCAATAGCCAAGATTTACCAATCCTATAGACGAAGTAAACTCAGACAGGCTGtccagacctgcaccagatttatcactggctgtatgataaatctggtgcagggatagacactgttCTGACTGCATACCAACTATAGGTTGGCTTACTTTTTTGCCGCGACTTAGGCCCTAACCTCTTTCCCATTAAGGTCTACcctgttcagaaaaaaaaattgaaaccttAGGTGTGCCAAAGTgctccactttttagacagatttttggcacagacacattagtaaatctgggccaatgtctCTAGCTTACTGGCTAGAGATGGGCAGAAGACAACCAGGCCATGCCATGTGCTCCATCCCACCTTTGCCCCTGTTAGGCACCAGAACCGCAGTGACGTAAATGACTCCCGAGTCCTAATCAAAAGAAATCTTTATCTCGTCATGCCTCTGTAATGTCATGAAACCCATGAGAAGACAGGGATGTTTTAAAGCGTCTGTCTGACCAATACTGTTCCTTTTAAAACTCTGAACCTTTCTGTAACGTTCAACTTTGAAGACTAGGCAAAGGACAAAAAAATGTAGTACTACAGTGCACAATTTCCTGCAGAAATATTCCTATTAACAAGTGCTCCCCAATGc
The sequence above is a segment of the Bufo gargarizans isolate SCDJY-AF-19 chromosome 6, ASM1485885v1, whole genome shotgun sequence genome. Coding sequences within it:
- the PMEPA1 gene encoding protein TMEPAI; the encoded protein is MYDLMGLNSTSSAIQSNVSCSCNCKRSLFQSMEITELEFVQIIIIVVVMMVMVVVITCLLNHYKLSARSFIHRHSQGRRREENLSSEGSLWPSESTVSGNGVAEHIYTPRPSDRLSIPPFLQRDRFNRFQPTYPYIQHEIDLPPTISLSDGEEPPPYQGPCTLQLRDPEQQMELNRESVRAPPNRTIFDSDLIDSSVYGGPCPPSSNSGVSATSYSSNGRMEGPPPTYSEVIGHYPGSSFYQHQHNTGTPSILESSRLHLQSNVLDSTVARSKDKDKQKGQPY